In Patescibacteria group bacterium, the following proteins share a genomic window:
- a CDS encoding ORF6N domain-containing protein, with amino-acid sequence MPNQNENNMNMADRKISRTSLIPVERIEGRILLMRGEKVLLDKDLAELYGVPTKVLNQAVKRNKERFPEDFMFQLTLMETEFLIREGIIIEDRSRSQIVTLNEKVSENSQNSRSQIVTSKSKRGKNIKYLPYAFTEQGVSMLSSVLKSKKAIEVNITIMRTFVKIRKLVYSYKDLADKIEKMERGYNKQIAKIFDIINRLASDEKGRKIGEIGFKAV; translated from the coding sequence ATGCCCAACCAGAACGAAAACAATATGAATATGGCCGATAGAAAAATCAGCCGGACAAGCTTGATTCCCGTCGAGAGGATAGAAGGAAGAATTCTTCTAATGCGGGGAGAAAAGGTATTGCTTGATAAGGATTTAGCGGAGTTGTACGGTGTGCCAACTAAGGTTTTGAATCAGGCGGTAAAAAGAAATAAGGAAAGGTTTCCGGAAGATTTTATGTTTCAATTAACGTTGATGGAAACAGAATTTTTGATAAGGGAGGGAATAATAATCGAAGATCGTTCAAGGTCACAAATTGTGACCTTGAACGAGAAAGTTAGCGAAAATTCGCAAAATTCAAGGTCACAAATTGTGACCTCAAAGTCTAAAAGAGGCAAAAATATAAAGTATTTGCCTTACGCTTTTACCGAGCAGGGTGTCTCTATGCTTTCCAGCGTCTTAAAAAGCAAGAAGGCGATAGAAGTGAATATAACTATAATGCGCACATTCGTTAAGATAAGAAAGCTGGTTTATTCCTATAAAGATTTGGCGGATAAAATTGAAAAAATGGAGCGCGGCTATAATAAGCAGATTGCCAAAATTTTTGATATAATAAACAGGCTGGCAAGCGATGAGAAAGGGCGGAAAATCGGGGAAATCGGGTTTAAGGCGGTCTGA
- a CDS encoding ORF6N domain-containing protein: protein MVKIIPYENIKAKIYLIRGQKVMIDRDLALLYGVETGALNRGVKRNTERFPSDFMFQLTKKEFENLKCQIGISSCKNSEDKPNLKSQIATSSWGGTRKMPYAFTEHGVAMLSSVLKSERSVEINIAIIRTFIKLRDFALSYKALAEKINELERGIKKHDKKITEIFAALRLLARDEEKAGREEIGFKAV, encoded by the coding sequence ATGGTTAAAATAATCCCATACGAAAATATAAAAGCCAAGATTTACCTGATTCGCGGGCAAAAAGTTATGATTGACCGGGATTTGGCCTTGCTTTACGGGGTTGAAACAGGAGCATTAAATAGAGGAGTAAAACGCAATACGGAACGCTTTCCTTCTGATTTTATGTTTCAATTAACAAAGAAAGAATTTGAAAACTTGAAGTGCCAAATTGGCATATCAAGTTGTAAAAATAGCGAAGATAAGCCAAACTTGAAGTCGCAAATTGCGACATCAAGTTGGGGAGGCACAAGAAAAATGCCTTATGCGTTCACCGAACACGGTGTTGCCATGCTTTCCAGCGTCCTAAAAAGCGAACGGTCGGTAGAGATAAATATAGCCATAATCCGGACATTCATTAAACTGCGGGATTTCGCTTTGTCATATAAAGCTTTGGCGGAAAAAATTAACGAATTGGAGAGAGGGATTAAAAAGCATGATAAGAAGATTACGGAAATATTCGCCGCGCTAAGGCTTTTGGCGCGAGACGAGGAAAAAGCGGGTAGAGAAGAAATTGGCTTTAAGGCGGTCTGA
- a CDS encoding thrombospondin type 3 repeat-containing protein encodes MQPDPENSQYGDPQGNQPPRPPELGKGQKIAVAVLAVFALFVVVIWTVQFKKSLTQPFVYNGETDTADNAATSACSGPDCPETVARQKSADTDHDSLNDYDELYIYQTSPYLEDSDSDGILDGVEVKNGTDPNCPEGKVCYKSSISSGAQTQASSTPNSVNLETLQQMSQQLDALSPAVQNEASQQTNSNTGSDALQQLTSGQIDAKTLRQLLIDHGMQKSVLDKISDDELIKSFGEVMSQ; translated from the coding sequence ATGCAACCAGACCCGGAAAATAGCCAATATGGCGATCCGCAGGGTAACCAACCGCCGCGGCCGCCAGAATTAGGCAAAGGCCAAAAGATAGCCGTAGCGGTTTTGGCCGTTTTTGCGTTGTTCGTGGTTGTTATATGGACGGTCCAGTTTAAAAAAAGTTTGACCCAGCCTTTTGTATATAACGGCGAAACCGATACCGCTGATAACGCCGCGACGAGCGCCTGTTCCGGACCGGACTGCCCGGAAACAGTCGCCAGGCAGAAATCCGCCGACACCGATCATGACAGCTTAAACGATTATGACGAGCTCTATATTTACCAGACTTCGCCTTATTTGGAAGATAGCGATTCGGACGGGATTTTAGACGGGGTTGAAGTAAAAAACGGGACTGATCCGAATTGTCCGGAAGGAAAAGTTTGCTACAAAAGTTCAATATCTTCCGGCGCCCAAACCCAGGCCAGTTCGACGCCCAATAGCGTCAACCTGGAAACTCTTCAGCAGATGTCCCAGCAGTTGGATGCTTTAAGCCCAGCGGTGCAAAATGAGGCCAGCCAGCAAACCAATTCAAATACGGGTAGCGACGCTCTTCAGCAATTAACCAGCGGACAAATCGACGCCAAAACTTTAAGGCAATTATTAATCGACCACGGCATGCAAAAATCAGTATTAGATAAAATAAGCGACGATGAATTGATTAAGAGTTTTGGGGAAGTGATGAGCCAGTAG
- the rsmA gene encoding 16S rRNA (adenine(1518)-N(6)/adenine(1519)-N(6))-dimethyltransferase RsmA, translating into MNLTPQIKYLCELYDIVPSRSKGQNFLISEKIYDDIIQAADLEPHDVVLEIGPGLGFLTAKLAKKAKRVIAVELDDKLAQVLRDGLNMHNVKNVEVVNKDILTLKAGDLKLEDKNYKVVANLPYNITSIFLRKFLSEEKARPESLTLMLQKEVAQRIVAKPPKMSMLAVSVQFYSLPKIIRQVSKGNFWPSPKVDSAIIKLDSRPERIEIDERKFFRLAKFGFSSKRRMLKNNLAAGLQINAEEAEAGLEAVGLNPKIRAEGLTIENWVKLFGELGKFMV; encoded by the coding sequence ATGAATTTAACTCCCCAAATAAAATATCTTTGCGAGCTTTATGATATTGTCCCTTCGCGATCAAAGGGGCAAAATTTTTTAATCTCGGAAAAGATATATGACGATATTATCCAAGCGGCCGATTTAGAGCCGCACGACGTTGTTTTGGAAATCGGGCCGGGACTCGGGTTCCTTACCGCCAAACTGGCAAAAAAAGCAAAACGGGTAATTGCCGTTGAACTGGACGACAAACTGGCGCAGGTTCTAAGGGATGGGCTGAATATGCATAACGTAAAAAACGTCGAAGTGGTTAATAAAGATATTTTAACTCTGAAAGCCGGGGACCTTAAGCTGGAAGACAAAAACTACAAGGTAGTCGCCAATCTGCCATACAATATCACCTCGATTTTTTTAAGGAAATTTTTGTCGGAAGAAAAAGCGCGGCCCGAGTCTTTGACTTTGATGCTTCAAAAAGAAGTAGCGCAGAGGATTGTTGCTAAGCCGCCTAAAATGAGCATGCTCGCGGTTTCGGTCCAATTTTACTCTCTGCCGAAAATCATAAGGCAGGTTTCCAAAGGGAATTTTTGGCCCAGCCCGAAAGTGGATTCGGCGATTATAAAATTGGATAGCCGGCCAGAACGCATAGAAATTGATGAAAGAAAATTTTTCCGGCTGGCAAAATTCGGTTTTAGCTCGAAAAGAAGAATGCTAAAGAACAACCTGGCGGCCGGACTGCAGATCAATGCCGAAGAGGCCGAAGCCGGGTTAGAAGCAGTTGGCTTAAACCCTAAAATCCGGGCTGAAGGACTGACTATAGAAAATTGGGTAAAACTATTTGGTGAGTTAGGAAAGTTTATGGTATAA
- a CDS encoding thrombospondin type 3 repeat-containing protein codes for MKNHLLIIFALLALMIPVQISAENNLAGRLKGYFLIQAESHGELWYLNPKDGKKYYLNGLTDINNNLSKFSIGIKDKDLEKIPLGLGDFYKDIKDSDADGLSDGLEASLKTDPYNKDSDNDGYNDKEEAVGGYSPLGKEKVSFNPSFLIENSGKIFIQAENHGELWYLNPKDKKRYFFGSSPLALKVIKGLALGIKNTDIDRIPSVGEEDKSSGDSFSSDSRDTIDSAASAIRSGSSSAISYFTSEAQTPVKYTLDKLDKEGRLALGNTLSASALTSSKEAEKIYTSEVYFNGEKTKVNFKVKKVGKKWLLANL; via the coding sequence ATGAAAAATCACTTGCTGATAATATTCGCTCTCCTGGCGTTGATGATTCCAGTCCAAATATCGGCTGAAAATAATTTAGCCGGAAGGCTGAAAGGTTATTTTTTAATCCAGGCCGAAAGCCATGGCGAGCTTTGGTATCTTAATCCAAAAGACGGAAAAAAATATTATCTAAACGGCCTAACTGATATAAATAATAACCTTTCCAAATTTTCCATAGGCATCAAAGACAAAGACTTGGAAAAAATCCCCCTGGGGCTAGGAGACTTTTATAAAGATATTAAGGACTCGGACGCGGACGGCCTTTCGGACGGCCTTGAAGCAAGCCTAAAGACCGATCCTTATAATAAGGATAGTGATAATGACGGATATAATGATAAAGAGGAGGCTGTAGGCGGCTATTCGCCCTTGGGTAAAGAAAAAGTTTCCTTTAATCCCAGCTTCCTAATAGAAAATTCGGGCAAAATATTTATCCAGGCTGAAAATCATGGCGAGCTTTGGTATCTTAATCCAAAAGACAAAAAGAGATATTTTTTTGGATCTTCTCCGCTGGCTCTAAAGGTTATAAAAGGCCTGGCCCTGGGAATAAAAAATACGGATATTGACAGAATTCCATCTGTCGGCGAAGAAGATAAATCTTCCGGCGACTCATTTTCTTCGGACAGCCGCGATACTATCGATTCAGCCGCGAGCGCTATCCGTTCAGGCAGTTCTTCCGCCATCAGCTATTTTACAAGCGAAGCCCAAACCCCGGTAAAATATACTCTTGACAAACTGGATAAGGAAGGCCGGCTGGCCCTGGGAAACACTCTCTCGGCCTCGGCCTTAACCAGTTCAAAAGAAGCTGAAAAAATCTATACTTCCGAAGTCTATTTTAACGGTGAAAAAACCAAAGTTAATTTCAAAGTAAAAAAGGTAGGCAAAAAATGGCTTTTGGCCAATTTATAA
- the leuS gene encoding leucine--tRNA ligase has product MKYDHKAIEPKWRKKWEEWGIYKTGESVGGRDDEKKPKYYILDMFPYPSGAGLHVGHPKGYIATDVYARMRMMQGYNVLHPMGWDAFGLPAENYALENKTHPRVATEKNVETFKRQLAQLGFTYDWDREINTTDPEFYKWTQWIFLEMFRRGLAYESNEPINWCPSCKTGLANEDLENGRCERCGSVVEKKPIRQWVLKITAYADRMLNDLEKLPDWEESIKVMQKNWIGRKEGIDIDYEIEGLDQKLSVFTTRPDTNFGATFIVAAPDSDFVTNNLDKFPNKKEAAKYVEEAKNKSEIERISEGRVKTGVATGWAAINNLTGKRMPIYVGDFVLASVGTGIVVGVPGHDIRDFEFAQAMGLDVIRVVVGKDGDASPITKPEQVQEEEGVMINSEFLDGLDIHAATKKIMDYIEEKGWGRRTVSYKIKDWVFSRQRYWGEPFPLVYCEHCKAEVEKYVFEHPDVVEKIKHAGIKEKAEKINGFTAGEIINPGWVGVSELPVTLPEVEHYEPTGTGESPLANIKEWVEIKCPKCGGPAKRETNTMPQWAGSSWYYLRYIDPRNNEALVDKEKEKYWSPVDFYVGGAEHATRHLIYARFWHKFLFDIGAVSYDEPFTRLQHVGLILAEDGRKMSKRWNNVINPDEVVEKFGADAMRVYEMFMGPFSQPVAWSTNGLIGGRKFLERVWKLKEKVDGKAGGGKDAESGKGAQAGDDNAGSDVNKIDNLLHKTIKKVGEDIESFKFNTGIAQMMILVNHMSDAENITKGQYAALLKILSPFAPHLTEELWNGLGHAESIFKEEWPKFDPELIKDETIELVVQVNGKVRDTISAAADISEEEAKKIAQESANVKKWVEGKKIEKVVFVKGKLVSIVAK; this is encoded by the coding sequence ATGAAATACGACCATAAAGCGATCGAGCCAAAATGGCGGAAAAAATGGGAAGAATGGGGGATTTATAAGACTGGCGAGAGCGTCGGGGGACGAGATGATGAAAAAAAGCCTAAGTACTACATTTTGGACATGTTTCCGTATCCTTCGGGCGCCGGACTTCATGTCGGCCATCCCAAGGGATACATTGCTACAGATGTGTACGCGAGAATGCGGATGATGCAAGGGTATAATGTTTTGCATCCTATGGGCTGGGACGCTTTCGGCTTGCCGGCGGAAAATTACGCTTTGGAAAATAAAACCCATCCGCGCGTTGCTACGGAAAAAAACGTTGAGACTTTTAAGCGCCAGCTCGCACAACTCGGGTTTACGTATGACTGGGACCGGGAAATAAATACTACTGACCCGGAATTTTATAAATGGACCCAGTGGATATTTTTAGAGATGTTTCGCCGCGGCCTGGCTTATGAATCCAACGAGCCGATTAACTGGTGCCCGTCCTGCAAAACCGGTTTGGCGAATGAAGACCTGGAGAATGGAAGATGCGAACGATGCGGGTCTGTTGTCGAAAAAAAGCCGATACGCCAGTGGGTTTTAAAAATTACCGCTTACGCCGATCGGATGCTTAACGACCTGGAAAAATTACCGGACTGGGAAGAGTCGATTAAGGTAATGCAAAAAAATTGGATCGGGCGGAAAGAGGGAATTGATATCGATTATGAAATTGAAGGCTTGGACCAAAAATTATCGGTATTCACCACCCGTCCGGACACTAACTTTGGAGCGACTTTTATTGTAGCCGCGCCGGACAGCGATTTTGTAACCAATAATCTCGATAAGTTCCCTAATAAAAAAGAAGCGGCCAAGTATGTTGAAGAGGCTAAAAATAAAAGTGAGATTGAGAGAATAAGCGAAGGCCGTGTTAAGACCGGAGTAGCAACTGGCTGGGCCGCAATCAATAATCTTACCGGAAAACGCATGCCGATCTATGTCGGCGATTTTGTCTTAGCCTCGGTCGGAACCGGAATTGTTGTCGGCGTGCCGGGCCATGACATCCGCGATTTTGAGTTTGCCCAGGCCATGGGACTCGACGTGATAAGAGTTGTTGTGGGAAAAGATGGTGATGCCTCGCCGATCACGAAACCGGAACAAGTGCAGGAAGAAGAAGGCGTTATGATTAATAGCGAATTTTTAGACGGCCTTGATATTCATGCCGCAACGAAAAAGATAATGGATTATATTGAAGAAAAAGGCTGGGGCCGGCGGACAGTCAGCTACAAAATTAAAGACTGGGTATTTTCCCGGCAAAGATATTGGGGTGAGCCGTTCCCGCTCGTTTACTGCGAGCATTGCAAGGCTGAAGTGGAAAAATATGTTTTTGAGCATCCTGATGTGGTGGAAAAAATAAAACATGCGGGAATTAAGGAAAAGGCGGAAAAAATAAATGGGTTTACCGCCGGAGAAATTATTAATCCGGGCTGGGTGGGCGTTTCCGAACTGCCGGTTACCTTGCCGGAAGTTGAGCATTACGAACCGACCGGAACCGGCGAATCTCCGCTGGCGAATATAAAGGAATGGGTGGAAATAAAATGCCCGAAATGCGGTGGCCCGGCTAAGCGGGAGACCAATACTATGCCGCAATGGGCCGGGTCATCCTGGTATTACCTTCGCTACATTGATCCGCGTAATAACGAAGCGCTGGTAGATAAAGAAAAAGAGAAATATTGGTCGCCGGTCGATTTTTACGTCGGCGGCGCCGAGCACGCGACGCGCCACCTAATATATGCCCGATTCTGGCACAAATTTTTATTCGATATCGGCGCGGTTAGTTATGACGAGCCTTTCACCCGCCTTCAGCATGTCGGATTAATACTTGCCGAAGACGGACGGAAAATGTCTAAGCGCTGGAATAATGTTATTAACCCGGACGAGGTGGTAGAAAAATTCGGCGCGGACGCTATGCGGGTTTATGAAATGTTTATGGGGCCGTTTTCCCAGCCGGTCGCTTGGTCGACGAATGGACTAATCGGCGGAAGGAAATTTTTAGAACGGGTGTGGAAGTTGAAAGAAAAAGTTGATGGAAAGGCTGGCGGAGGCAAGGATGCGGAAAGCGGAAAGGGAGCGCAGGCTGGTGATGATAACGCAGGCAGTGATGTAAATAAAATTGATAACTTACTCCACAAAACCATAAAAAAAGTCGGCGAAGATATTGAATCATTTAAGTTTAATACCGGCATTGCCCAGATGATGATTCTGGTCAACCATATGTCTGACGCGGAAAATATAACTAAAGGCCAATACGCGGCGCTGTTAAAAATTTTATCGCCGTTTGCCCCGCATTTGACCGAAGAACTCTGGAATGGGCTCGGGCACGCGGAAAGCATATTTAAGGAAGAGTGGCCGAAGTTTGATCCGGAGCTTATTAAAGATGAAACAATCGAACTCGTCGTGCAAGTCAACGGGAAAGTGCGCGACACGATTTCCGCCGCCGCCGATATTTCCGAGGAAGAGGCAAAAAAAATCGCGCAGGAAAGCGCGAATGTGAAAAAGTGGGTCGAAGGGAAAAAGATCGAAAAAGTTGTTTTTGTTAAAGGAAAGCTGGTTAGTATTGTAGCGAAATAG
- a CDS encoding DsbA family protein: protein MGKKAVKIIFLFAFFLVLAFSVAFGLYVFRIYRDAKADLKNQSQKIQLSGPKYEINTKGDYWFGSNNPKVTIIEFSDFACPNSKNSFSTIRELVIKYNKDVKLVFKDYPQFDESLDLANGARCAGEQGLFWLMHDKLFLNQGINTAAGILEAAREIGADTGRFQTCFDSLKYQELIKNDAQEGQRISLSGTPTWIINGYMVYGDIPLPIWEKLINQMIE from the coding sequence ATGGGGAAAAAAGCGGTAAAAATAATTTTTCTTTTCGCATTTTTTTTAGTGCTGGCTTTTTCCGTTGCTTTCGGCCTTTACGTATTCAGAATCTATCGCGACGCGAAGGCCGATCTTAAAAATCAGTCCCAAAAAATCCAATTAAGCGGCCCAAAATACGAGATCAATACCAAGGGCGATTATTGGTTCGGCTCAAACAATCCTAAAGTGACCATAATTGAATTTTCCGATTTTGCCTGTCCCAATTCAAAAAATTCTTTTTCGACGATCCGCGAACTGGTAATAAAATACAATAAAGACGTAAAATTGGTTTTTAAAGACTACCCGCAGTTTGACGAATCCCTGGATTTAGCCAATGGCGCCCGCTGCGCCGGGGAGCAGGGCCTGTTTTGGCTGATGCATGATAAATTATTCTTAAACCAGGGAATAAATACCGCCGCCGGAATACTCGAAGCGGCCCGGGAAATCGGCGCGGATACCGGCCGGTTCCAAACCTGCTTTGATAGCTTAAAATACCAGGAATTAATCAAAAACGACGCCCAGGAAGGGCAAAGAATTTCCCTGTCCGGAACGCCGACTTGGATTATTAACGGATATATGGTATATGGAGATATACCCTTGCCGATTTGGGAAAAGCTAATTAACCAGATGATAGAATAA
- a CDS encoding 2-oxoacid:acceptor oxidoreductase family protein, whose product MIQVRIHGRGGQGVVTSAELIAVAAFLDGKEAQAFPYFGVERRGAPIMAFARIDSKPIRLREHVYHPDIIIVQDATLLGAVNLSEGAAAKAIMIVNTTKLPEEVSRLAGFPASSIHTFDATKIALDTIGRNIVNTVILGALSKIAGVISLKSLEAAIKEQLESKGPEVVKRNIAAIEKAYASIK is encoded by the coding sequence ATGATACAAGTACGCATTCATGGCCGGGGCGGACAAGGGGTGGTTACTTCAGCCGAACTAATCGCCGTCGCCGCTTTTTTGGACGGCAAAGAAGCGCAAGCCTTTCCCTATTTCGGCGTGGAGCGCCGGGGCGCGCCGATTATGGCGTTCGCGCGGATTGACTCGAAGCCGATCCGGTTAAGGGAGCATGTATATCATCCGGATATAATTATTGTCCAGGACGCGACGCTTTTGGGCGCGGTCAATTTGTCCGAAGGCGCGGCCGCCAAGGCTATAATGATTGTAAACACGACGAAACTTCCGGAAGAAGTCAGCCGGCTGGCCGGTTTTCCCGCGAGCAGCATCCACACTTTTGACGCGACAAAAATCGCCCTGGATACGATCGGGAGGAACATTGTAAACACGGTAATTCTCGGGGCGCTTTCAAAAATTGCCGGGGTCATTAGCTTAAAATCTCTTGAAGCGGCGATTAAGGAACAGCTTGAATCCAAGGGCCCGGAAGTGGTAAAAAGAAATATAGCGGCTATTGAAAAAGCCTACGCGTCGATTAAATAA
- a CDS encoding 4Fe-4S binding protein, protein MKLPISVKPNSTIKNKTGAWRTFKPGVDLEKCTGCGICTRLCPEGIISLENTDAKKVKTAPGAAAPASAVSRPKAKINFDYCKGCGLCARECPFKAIDMELEDK, encoded by the coding sequence ATGAAGCTTCCGATATCAGTCAAACCCAATTCAACTATCAAAAACAAAACCGGCGCCTGGCGGACTTTTAAGCCTGGCGTTGATTTGGAAAAATGCACCGGTTGCGGGATTTGCACCCGGCTTTGTCCCGAAGGAATAATTTCTCTGGAAAATACAGACGCAAAAAAAGTTAAAACAGCTCCAGGCGCGGCCGCTCCCGCCAGCGCCGTTTCCCGGCCCAAAGCCAAAATCAATTTTGACTACTGCAAGGGTTGCGGGCTCTGCGCGAGAGAATGCCCGTTTAAAGCCATAGATATGGAGCTGGAAGATAAATAA
- the porA gene encoding pyruvate ferredoxin oxidoreductase, producing MRQILEGSNAIARLIKDISPGVVSAYPITPQTHIVEDLAKFKADGQAGYEYVRAESEFSAASIVAGASATGVRTYTATSSQGLLLMCEVVFNIAGMRLPVVMTVANRAISAPINIWNDQSDAMVVRDAGWIMLFSENIQETIEQHLLAFRVAEKLKIPVMVNLDGFVLTHTFEPVELPDKKTIKKFLPDYRPKAGEYLDPANPVTLGALATPDDYMEIREDLSKDVLGSATALAEEGARLAKILNSSGSHSSANPFVEYYGPKNPKIILVALGSVIGTMKEAADEINSKKFGFGNKVGVLKIKCFRPFPHKEIADILKTAKQVAVLDKSISLGHLGPLASDIRSISLAGKTQIKSFIAGLGGRDITRAMIKKIAADFPKSSVDGPNFVG from the coding sequence ATGCGGCAAATACTAGAAGGATCAAACGCGATTGCCCGGCTGATAAAAGACATTAGCCCGGGCGTGGTTTCGGCTTACCCGATCACCCCCCAGACCCACATCGTTGAAGACCTGGCAAAATTCAAAGCCGACGGCCAGGCCGGTTATGAGTATGTCCGGGCGGAAAGCGAATTTTCGGCGGCGTCAATCGTCGCCGGGGCGTCAGCTACCGGCGTGCGCACCTATACCGCTACCAGTTCCCAAGGCCTTTTGCTTATGTGCGAAGTGGTTTTTAATATTGCCGGCATGCGCCTCCCTGTTGTTATGACCGTGGCGAACCGCGCTATTTCCGCGCCGATTAATATCTGGAATGACCAGTCCGACGCGATGGTGGTCCGGGATGCCGGCTGGATTATGCTTTTTTCGGAAAATATCCAGGAAACAATCGAACAGCATCTTCTGGCTTTTAGGGTCGCGGAAAAATTAAAAATTCCGGTTATGGTTAATTTGGACGGATTTGTTTTAACCCATACTTTTGAGCCGGTGGAGCTTCCGGACAAAAAAACCATAAAAAAATTCCTCCCTGATTACCGGCCGAAAGCTGGAGAATATCTTGATCCGGCTAATCCGGTTACTTTAGGCGCATTAGCCACGCCGGACGATTACATGGAAATACGGGAAGATTTAAGCAAGGACGTTCTAGGCTCCGCAACCGCCTTAGCCGAGGAAGGCGCCCGGCTGGCAAAAATTCTTAATTCTTCCGGCAGTCATTCGTCGGCCAACCCTTTTGTCGAATATTACGGCCCTAAAAATCCTAAAATTATTTTAGTGGCCCTGGGTTCGGTCATAGGGACAATGAAAGAAGCGGCGGATGAGATCAATTCGAAAAAATTCGGCTTTGGAAATAAAGTCGGAGTATTAAAAATTAAATGCTTCCGCCCCTTTCCTCATAAAGAGATCGCGGATATTTTAAAAACTGCCAAGCAGGTTGCTGTTTTAGACAAGTCCATTTCTTTGGGGCATCTCGGCCCCCTGGCATCCGACATCCGTTCAATCAGCCTCGCGGGAAAAACCCAAATTAAAAGCTTTATCGCCGGTTTGGGCGGCCGGGACATAACCCGGGCGATGATAAAGAAAATAGCGGCCGATTTTCCTAAATCGAGTGTTGACGGGCCTAACTTTGTCGGATAA
- a CDS encoding glycogen/starch synthase: MKIVSIASEVAPFSKTGGLADVARSLPKAIKRLGHEIIVITPLYGKIIAKEEYDLKLIFEGVGVKIDKEEFKINFWKGFLMEDLPIYFVEEPNFFSKREKIYGGSRENARFLVFDIAALKLLTLLKFKADIIHCHDWHTGLIPYYLKADFKLSSSLKKAKTVYTIHNLAFQFGQNWWEVPAEKKDYGKSKIPRFASPDLEYVNFAKRAILNADVINTVSEQYREEIMTKNFGQDLHRILANRENRLFGIINGIDYNAYNPVKDGTLVKNYNTKTIYRKKVNKEFLQKKLGLAVNREIPLVCVTSRVTFQKGFQLIVKILDQLSRLDVQLVVMGDGEKEYISQIKSFQKKYPKKFAWLPFDQKLENLVYAGSDMFVLPSFHEPCGINQLIAMRYGCVPIVRKVGGLYDTVENYDIRKNQGTGFSFNNFDTYSLYGALLIALEIYKNRPMWRSIAGRAMKQSSSWEIPAKKYITLYRKALSLKITEQAFKPVAAKPRQGLLG, encoded by the coding sequence ATGAAAATTGTTTCCATTGCCAGTGAAGTGGCGCCTTTTTCCAAGACTGGCGGTTTGGCGGACGTAGCCCGCAGCCTGCCAAAAGCGATTAAAAGGCTCGGCCATGAAATAATCGTAATCACTCCGCTTTACGGCAAAATAATTGCCAAAGAAGAGTATGATTTAAAGCTGATTTTCGAAGGCGTCGGGGTAAAAATCGACAAGGAAGAATTTAAGATAAATTTTTGGAAGGGCTTTTTAATGGAAGACCTTCCAATTTATTTTGTCGAAGAGCCGAATTTTTTTTCCAAGCGGGAAAAGATCTATGGCGGAAGCCGCGAGAATGCCCGCTTTTTGGTTTTTGATATAGCCGCCCTGAAACTTTTAACCCTTTTAAAATTCAAGGCTGATATTATCCATTGCCACGACTGGCATACCGGCCTGATTCCCTATTATTTGAAAGCCGACTTCAAATTATCTTCCTCATTAAAAAAAGCCAAAACCGTTTACACCATCCATAACCTGGCTTTCCAATTCGGCCAAAACTGGTGGGAAGTGCCGGCTGAAAAAAAAGATTACGGCAAGAGCAAAATTCCGAGATTCGCTTCGCCGGATTTGGAATACGTGAATTTCGCCAAACGGGCGATATTAAACGCTGACGTCATTAACACCGTAAGCGAACAATACCGGGAAGAGATAATGACCAAAAATTTCGGCCAGGATCTCCATAGGATTCTAGCTAACCGGGAAAACCGGCTTTTCGGCATCATCAACGGCATTGATTACAACGCCTACAATCCGGTCAAAGACGGCACCTTGGTTAAAAACTACAACACCAAGACCATCTACCGCAAAAAGGTCAATAAAGAATTCCTGCAAAAAAAACTGGGTCTGGCGGTTAACCGCGAAATTCCGTTAGTTTGCGTAACCTCGCGGGTAACCTTTCAAAAAGGCTTCCAGCTGATCGTAAAAATTCTTGACCAGCTCTCCAGGCTTGATGTCCAGCTGGTGGTTATGGGCGACGGCGAGAAAGAATACATCAGCCAAATTAAAAGCTTCCAAAAAAAATATCCGAAAAAATTCGCCTGGCTGCCTTTTGACCAAAAATTAGAAAACTTGGTTTATGCCGGTTCAGATATGTTTGTCCTGCCTTCTTTCCACGAACCCTGCGGAATCAACCAGCTGATTGCCATGCGCTACGGATGCGTGCCGATTGTCCGGAAAGTGGGAGGGTTGTACGATACAGTGGAAAATTATGATATAAGAAAAAATCAAGGCACCGGGTTCAGCTTTAATAATTTTGATACCTATTCCCTGTACGGCGCGCTTCTTATCGCTTTGGAAATATATAAAAACCGGCCGATGTGGCGCTCTATTGCCGGACGGGCGATGAAGCAGTCGAGTAGCTGGGAAATACCGGCCAAAAAATATATTACCTTATACCGCAAAGCATTGAGCTTAAAAATTACCGAGCAAGCCTTTAAGCCGGTTGCGGCCAAACCGCGCCAGGGATTATTGGGTTAG